One genomic window of Spirochaetia bacterium 38H-sp includes the following:
- a CDS encoding MoxR family ATPase, with amino-acid sequence MANIESKITRAKEQIEACRNEFKKSVVGQDAIFDGLIMGMLTGGHILLEGVPGLAKTLAVKTFASIMDASFKRIQFTPDLLPADLTGTQLYRQQTGDFAVRKGPVFSNVVLADEINRAPAKVQSALLEAMQEKQVTIGDNTYSLPEPFLVLATQNPIEQEGTYPLPEAQLDRFLLKVTVGYPEHKEELEILRRKGVEKEERINPVLFKTDIKRLREVAESIAVDSSIEEYIVSLVAATRVRSKSRTSYARFIDFGASPRATLALYRCSKVKALMQGRDYVVPDDVKEVAYSVLRHRIVLSYEAEAEEKSSDQVIKSILETVPVP; translated from the coding sequence GTGGCAAACATCGAGAGCAAAATAACACGAGCAAAAGAACAGATAGAAGCCTGCAGAAACGAGTTTAAAAAATCCGTAGTAGGACAGGATGCAATATTCGACGGTCTTATTATGGGAATGCTTACAGGCGGACACATCCTTTTGGAAGGAGTCCCCGGACTTGCCAAGACCCTTGCAGTAAAAACATTTGCTTCTATTATGGACGCAAGCTTTAAGAGAATACAGTTTACGCCGGATCTCTTGCCTGCAGACCTCACGGGAACGCAACTTTACAGACAACAAACAGGCGATTTTGCGGTGAGAAAAGGACCCGTGTTTTCCAATGTAGTTTTAGCGGACGAGATAAACCGTGCACCAGCAAAAGTGCAGTCCGCACTTCTGGAAGCAATGCAGGAAAAACAAGTTACAATAGGAGACAACACATACAGCCTGCCGGAGCCCTTTCTTGTTCTTGCCACCCAGAACCCCATAGAACAGGAAGGAACATATCCCTTGCCAGAAGCACAATTGGATAGATTCCTGTTAAAAGTAACAGTAGGCTATCCCGAGCATAAAGAAGAACTTGAGATACTTAGAAGAAAAGGTGTAGAAAAAGAAGAAAGAATAAACCCAGTTTTATTTAAAACTGATATAAAAAGACTCAGAGAAGTTGCAGAATCAATAGCCGTAGACAGCAGTATAGAAGAATACATAGTATCCCTTGTTGCAGCAACAAGAGTAAGGTCAAAATCAAGAACATCCTATGCCAGATTTATAGACTTTGGCGCATCACCAAGAGCAACGCTTGCCCTGTACAGATGCTCTAAGGTTAAGGCACTTATGCAGGGAAGGGACTACGTGGTCCCTGATGATGTAAAAGAAGTAGCCTATTCTGTATTGAGGCATAGGATTGTGCTTTCCTATGAAGCAGAAGCAGAAGAAAAAAGCTCCGACCAGGTTATAAAAAGCATACTGGAAACAGTACCAGTACCATAG
- a CDS encoding bifunctional ornithine acetyltransferase/N-acetylglutamate synthase, protein MDEFWRKLVFSSEAEYLEFCSSYAALPVGFSAATCRLDFAPEERPDRRLLMDLSFVRFDGAAYSWTALFTRNAVCGVPVAIGKERLGNPLEGFVINNRIANVGTAEGRKRALAVLDAFSSVSGVPSARLLPVSTGIIGWELPYTAMSDRASWLVSQLGSIDGLALARAIMTTDSYPKLISLPLGEGKLWAMAKGAGMIEPNLATMLVFIFTDVKIEQSDMDEVLIEAVDMSFNRISVDGDQSTSDSVFCVSTGVFPAVSRDEFAEALNTVCAYLAEQIVRNGEGTSHVVRMSVSGWDDKTCVDIGRAIINSELVKTAIYGNDPNVGRIAAACGAYCGKNAIECDPSKMRIYLGTELVYDKGKFLLDKEKEALLSSLLRDCYMPPDKTWPPHFKYMDIRLEYPGRGKAILWGSDLSHQYVHINADYRS, encoded by the coding sequence ATGGACGAGTTTTGGCGCAAGCTTGTGTTTTCTTCTGAGGCTGAATATCTTGAGTTTTGTTCTTCTTATGCGGCTTTGCCTGTGGGCTTTTCTGCTGCAACATGCAGGTTGGATTTTGCTCCTGAGGAGAGACCGGATAGACGGCTTCTTATGGATTTGTCTTTTGTGCGCTTTGATGGTGCAGCGTATTCCTGGACTGCACTTTTTACGCGTAATGCGGTGTGCGGTGTGCCTGTCGCCATAGGTAAAGAGCGGCTTGGTAATCCACTGGAAGGTTTTGTTATCAACAATCGTATCGCCAATGTGGGAACCGCAGAGGGTAGAAAGCGGGCTTTGGCTGTGCTTGATGCATTTTCCAGCGTATCTGGTGTGCCTTCCGCAAGGCTGCTTCCTGTGTCCACAGGTATAATAGGTTGGGAACTGCCTTATACTGCGATGAGCGATAGGGCTTCCTGGCTTGTATCTCAGCTTGGATCTATTGACGGGCTTGCGCTGGCAAGGGCCATAATGACAACTGATTCATATCCCAAGCTCATATCTTTGCCTCTTGGCGAGGGAAAACTCTGGGCTATGGCAAAGGGAGCGGGGATGATAGAGCCCAACCTTGCCACCATGCTTGTTTTTATCTTTACGGATGTAAAAATAGAACAATCCGATATGGATGAGGTATTGATAGAAGCTGTGGATATGAGTTTTAACAGAATATCTGTAGACGGAGACCAAAGCACAAGTGACAGTGTTTTTTGCGTTTCCACGGGAGTTTTCCCGGCTGTCAGCAGAGACGAGTTTGCAGAAGCTCTCAATACTGTATGTGCCTACCTTGCCGAGCAGATTGTGAGAAACGGCGAGGGTACGTCTCACGTTGTAAGAATGAGCGTATCAGGATGGGATGATAAAACCTGTGTAGATATAGGCAGAGCAATAATAAACTCCGAGCTGGTAAAAACTGCAATATATGGAAACGACCCCAACGTAGGCAGAATCGCAGCGGCCTGCGGAGCATACTGCGGTAAAAATGCAATAGAATGCGATCCATCCAAGATGAGGATATATCTTGGCACTGAGCTTGTATATGATAAAGGCAAATTTTTGCTTGATAAAGAAAAAGAAGCGTTGCTGTCATCACTTTTAAGGGACTGCTATATGCCGCCTGATAAGACTTGGCCTCCTCACTTTAAGTATATGGACATAAGGCTGGAATATCCTGGCAGGGGAAAAGCAATCCTTTGGGGAAGCGACCTCAGTCACCAGTACGTGCATATCAATGCTGATTATCGTTCATAA
- a CDS encoding DUF58 domain-containing protein, whose amino-acid sequence MDPYRLKARLKKLSLFSDIIIQGLYAGNYKSLFRGQGMDFQEVRDYVPGDDIRHIDWNVTSRFGTPHTKVFREEKELNLFLLVDSSLSMQSGTGIYTKSEMAEILFSIFSLAALENGDKVGALFFGESVHHSISPRKGKTHILALIKNFSQHGHGKKGSDISLALKTARELLKRRSMCILISDFRSHGFLSDLFLLKAHHDLMLVRVTDKTDYELPFSGLVKLQDPETGEKLLAHGASQYFKNSYTKEWENSSALLTEESRKNRIPLFEISTESDPVEEIKRFFSIRKGKRL is encoded by the coding sequence ATGGATCCCTATCGTTTAAAAGCTAGATTAAAAAAGCTTTCTCTTTTCTCTGATATAATAATACAGGGACTTTATGCAGGTAATTATAAATCCCTATTCAGAGGACAGGGGATGGATTTTCAGGAAGTTAGGGATTATGTTCCTGGTGATGATATAAGACATATAGACTGGAATGTGACTTCCAGGTTTGGCACACCTCATACAAAAGTCTTTAGAGAAGAAAAAGAGCTCAACCTGTTTCTGCTGGTTGACTCCTCTCTTAGCATGCAATCCGGTACAGGTATATATACCAAGTCGGAAATGGCAGAAATATTATTCTCTATATTCTCTCTTGCGGCACTGGAAAACGGAGATAAGGTAGGAGCGCTTTTCTTTGGGGAGTCTGTTCATCACAGTATAAGTCCCAGAAAAGGGAAGACGCATATCCTTGCACTTATAAAAAACTTCTCTCAGCATGGTCACGGGAAAAAGGGATCAGATATAAGCCTTGCATTAAAAACAGCACGAGAATTATTGAAAAGAAGGAGTATGTGCATATTGATATCCGATTTTAGAAGCCACGGATTTCTATCAGATCTTTTCCTTCTTAAGGCACACCATGACCTCATGCTTGTAAGAGTGACAGATAAGACTGATTATGAGCTTCCTTTCTCAGGACTTGTAAAACTGCAAGATCCGGAAACAGGAGAAAAGTTACTTGCTCACGGTGCTTCTCAGTATTTTAAAAATTCCTATACAAAAGAATGGGAGAACAGTTCTGCTCTTCTTACGGAAGAAAGCAGAAAAAATAGAATTCCTTTGTTTGAAATATCAACAGAAAGTGACCCTGTAGAAGAAATAAAAAGATTCTTTTCCATAAGAAAGGGCAAGAGACTATGA
- a CDS encoding VWA domain-containing protein — protein MIGFSNPVFLWLLIPAAFILLYTFKYGKGSFVSFPFSFWNKKCGIKPGFLYAFLYYMSVISFFSAILFAILATAGPYITDNKKTVSDTPPVIMIALDVSPSMGAMDVPGKPRFEIAKQVIKDFASEYPGISLGLVTFGNDAVLDVPPTLDRNFLLDKLSEKRVFSLGDGTALGMGLGVALLHLSGVESSYKAIILVTDGKNTAGEIFPETAAALAGEMGIPIYAIGIGSDKPVRLDIVDPSTGTRYSGTLEEGFDKDLLMEISSISGGAFFSAYTQNYIKNIFRRIASLSSDKQELKYVISKRDIHYDFIFYSLIAFSFWLFLSRLVLREVL, from the coding sequence ATGATAGGTTTTTCCAATCCTGTGTTTTTATGGCTTCTTATTCCGGCAGCTTTTATATTGTTATATACTTTCAAGTATGGTAAAGGCAGCTTTGTAAGTTTTCCATTTTCCTTTTGGAATAAAAAGTGTGGAATAAAGCCAGGGTTTCTATATGCCTTTTTGTATTATATGTCGGTTATAAGCTTTTTCTCTGCTATCTTGTTTGCCATACTTGCTACGGCAGGTCCATATATAACAGATAATAAGAAGACAGTATCCGATACACCTCCTGTCATAATGATAGCTTTGGATGTGTCACCCAGTATGGGAGCAATGGATGTTCCCGGTAAGCCCAGATTTGAGATTGCAAAACAGGTTATAAAAGATTTTGCCTCAGAATATCCTGGAATATCCCTTGGTCTTGTAACCTTTGGAAACGATGCTGTGCTGGATGTTCCTCCTACTCTTGATAGGAATTTCCTTTTGGATAAATTAAGCGAAAAGCGTGTCTTCTCTCTTGGTGATGGAACTGCCTTGGGAATGGGCTTAGGAGTAGCGCTTCTGCATCTTTCTGGGGTAGAGTCTTCTTATAAAGCGATTATCCTTGTGACTGACGGAAAAAATACAGCAGGAGAAATATTCCCAGAGACAGCAGCTGCTCTTGCAGGAGAAATGGGCATACCTATATATGCTATTGGGATAGGCAGTGATAAACCTGTTAGACTGGATATAGTTGACCCCTCTACGGGAACTAGGTATTCCGGCACTCTGGAAGAAGGTTTTGATAAGGACTTGCTTATGGAAATATCTTCTATAAGCGGAGGGGCTTTTTTCTCAGCATATACTCAGAACTATATAAAAAATATTTTTAGACGTATTGCTTCTCTTTCTTCTGATAAGCAGGAATTAAAATATGTTATAAGCAAAAGGGATATACATTATGACTTTATCTTTTACTCTCTAATCGCTTTTTCTTTCTGGTTATTCTTGTCCAGACTTGTTTTAAGGGAGGTGTTGTGA